Proteins encoded in a region of the Methanofollis tationis genome:
- a CDS encoding DUF5654 family protein, producing the protein MTFYEEVLEKIAALMAAAFGLVAALAWNGAIQEFFKQVFGTTENLSAQLIYAIIVTIIAVLATILIARAVSKAKGEKTE; encoded by the coding sequence ATGACGTTCTACGAAGAAGTGCTTGAAAAAATTGCGGCCCTGATGGCCGCAGCCTTTGGACTGGTTGCCGCACTGGCATGGAACGGAGCAATACAGGAGTTCTTCAAGCAGGTGTTCGGAACGACTGAGAATCTCTCTGCACAACTGATCTATGCGATCATCGTGACGATCATCGCTGTCCTCGCCACCATTCTGATCGCGCGCGCGGTGTCAAAGGCGAAGGGAGAGAAAACGGAGTGA
- a CDS encoding AAA family ATPase, which produces MRIAGVDIRNFKSFGNATVTLGRFNVIIGPNAAGKSNFVDIFSFLTDCAREGFANAVSLQGGGEYVRNLRAAPAETTEIAVSLDAGAAPIRVRFFRDGDRVVEAVVGSCTYSLSLHCTAAACTIASEEIAAACTYHLVDGNGFSSSLGAGEIRLSRSVDGGVGCTVAPQGMAPEPDCTPLATAPLALDESMLENPVIYPSFSPLVYQIRNFFRDIGHYDIDPRLAKHAAEISGRADLDRDGGNLAVVLRAILSDPERRRRAWAHVQELLPFIREIGVERVTDRSLITTLKEEYAGRAIPSFLVSDGTINLTALVALLYFEDKPVVIIEEPERNIHPNLIAKLVSMMQDVAEHRGRQILITTHHPEVVKYAGMQNILLLRRDPDGYSAVTRPAEREELEVFLETMGIDELYVQDLL; this is translated from the coding sequence ATGAGGATTGCAGGGGTAGATATAAGGAATTTCAAGAGTTTTGGCAACGCTACGGTCACACTCGGCCGGTTCAACGTGATCATCGGCCCGAACGCCGCGGGAAAATCGAACTTTGTCGATATCTTCTCCTTCCTCACCGACTGTGCACGGGAAGGGTTTGCCAACGCCGTCTCTCTCCAGGGGGGCGGGGAATATGTCAGGAACCTGAGGGCTGCCCCCGCGGAGACGACGGAGATCGCCGTCTCCCTTGACGCCGGCGCAGCACCGATCCGGGTCAGGTTTTTCCGGGACGGGGACCGTGTGGTCGAGGCGGTCGTCGGTTCATGCACCTACTCCCTCTCCCTCCACTGCACGGCCGCCGCCTGCACGATCGCCTCTGAGGAGATCGCCGCCGCCTGCACCTACCACCTGGTGGACGGCAACGGCTTCTCCTCCTCCCTGGGTGCGGGGGAGATCAGGCTGTCCCGGTCGGTGGACGGCGGCGTCGGCTGCACCGTGGCGCCGCAGGGCATGGCCCCTGAGCCCGACTGCACCCCTCTCGCCACCGCTCCCCTCGCCCTGGACGAGTCGATGCTCGAGAACCCGGTGATATATCCGTCATTTTCGCCCCTCGTCTACCAGATCAGGAACTTTTTCCGGGACATCGGCCACTACGACATCGACCCACGCCTTGCAAAGCATGCGGCCGAGATCTCGGGCCGCGCCGACCTCGACCGCGACGGCGGCAACCTGGCCGTGGTGCTCAGGGCGATCCTCTCGGACCCTGAACGGCGGCGCCGGGCCTGGGCGCATGTGCAGGAACTCCTCCCCTTCATCAGGGAGATCGGGGTGGAGCGGGTCACCGATAGATCACTCATCACCACCTTAAAGGAGGAGTACGCCGGCAGGGCGATCCCCTCCTTCCTGGTTTCGGACGGCACGATCAACCTGACGGCGCTTGTCGCCCTGCTCTATTTCGAGGACAAACCGGTCGTCATCATCGAGGAGCCCGAACGCAACATCCACCCGAACCTGATCGCAAAACTCGTATCGATGATGCAGGACGTCGCCGAGCACCGCGGCCGCCAGATCCTCATCACCACCCACCACCCCGAGGTCGTGAAATACGCCGGCATGCAGAACATTCTCCTCCTGAGGCGGGACCCTGACGGATATTCGGCCGTCACCCGCCCGGCAGAGCGGGAGGAGCTCGAGGTCTTCCTGGAGACGATGGGGATCGACGAACTCTATGTTCAGGATCTCCTCTGA
- a CDS encoding PEGA domain-containing protein, whose translation MILGIMLVAGMIPLASAQIGGDIGYYAVHCNVDGAKVYFDNDLKGEIKDGRLLVEVYVTGTPYTTISVEADGYETYTTRIVEHPAKGETIDITATLQQAPIGGDMGAYLVTCNVQGAQVYFDNDYKGSIQNGELLVSVYTTGTPYKTISVQAEGYETYTAAITQYPAKGQTVTIAATLQQSPIGGDMGAYLVTCNVQGAQVYFDNDYKGMIQNGELLVSVYVTGTPYQTIRVQADGYQTYSASITQYPAKGETVTIAATLTPVTQKAPLSPLSALGALGVLGALLVLRRKN comes from the coding sequence ATGATTCTTGGTATCATGCTCGTTGCGGGCATGATTCCCCTTGCAAGCGCCCAGATCGGCGGCGATATCGGCTATTACGCCGTGCACTGCAACGTCGACGGGGCGAAGGTCTACTTCGACAACGACCTGAAAGGCGAGATCAAGGACGGCCGCCTCCTCGTGGAGGTCTATGTGACAGGCACGCCGTACACCACGATCAGCGTCGAGGCCGACGGATACGAGACCTACACCACCAGGATCGTCGAGCACCCGGCGAAGGGCGAGACCATCGACATCACGGCCACCCTCCAGCAGGCGCCGATCGGCGGCGACATGGGGGCGTACCTCGTGACGTGCAACGTCCAGGGGGCGCAGGTCTACTTCGACAACGACTACAAGGGTTCGATCCAGAACGGCGAACTCCTGGTGAGCGTCTACACCACCGGCACGCCGTATAAGACGATCAGCGTCCAGGCCGAGGGATACGAGACCTACACCGCAGCGATCACGCAGTACCCGGCGAAGGGCCAGACCGTCACCATCGCCGCCACCCTCCAGCAGTCCCCGATCGGCGGCGACATGGGTGCATACCTGGTGACGTGCAACGTCCAGGGAGCGCAGGTCTACTTCGACAACGATTACAAGGGCATGATCCAGAACGGCGAACTCCTGGTGAGCGTCTACGTGACAGGCACCCCGTACCAGACGATCCGCGTCCAGGCCGACGGTTACCAGACCTACTCTGCATCGATCACCCAGTACCCGGCGAAGGGGGAAACCGTCACGATCGCCGCCACCCTCACCCCGGTGACACAGAAGGCCCCGCTCTCGCCGCTCTCTGCCCTCGGTGCGCTCGGCGTCCTCGGTGCGCTCCTCGTGCTGCGCAGGAAGAACTAA
- a CDS encoding nucleoside deaminase produces the protein MDRFMEAALSEAKIGLAEGGIPIGSVLVRDSRVIGRGHNRRVQQDDPVLHAEIDCLRNAGRVGRYADTVLYSTLMPCYLCAGAVVQFGISRVVAGESRNFAGARSFLQEHGVEVVDLDLPECYEMMAAFIAGHGDLWNEDIGEL, from the coding sequence ATGGATAGGTTCATGGAGGCGGCGCTCTCTGAAGCGAAGATAGGGCTCGCAGAAGGCGGGATCCCGATAGGGTCGGTGCTGGTCAGGGACAGTCGGGTGATCGGGCGGGGGCATAACCGGCGGGTGCAGCAGGACGACCCGGTGCTCCACGCCGAGATCGACTGCCTCAGGAATGCCGGGCGGGTCGGGCGGTACGCCGACACCGTGCTCTACTCCACCCTGATGCCCTGCTATCTCTGTGCCGGGGCGGTGGTGCAGTTCGGAATATCGCGGGTGGTGGCCGGCGAGTCCAGAAACTTCGCCGGCGCCCGCTCGTTTCTGCAGGAGCACGGCGTCGAGGTGGTCGACCTCGACCTGCCCGAATGCTACGAGATGATGGCCGCGTTTATCGCCGGGCACGGCGACCTCTGGAACGAGGATATCGGAGAACTCTGA
- the rlmH gene encoding 23S rRNA (pseudouridine(1915)-N(3))-methyltransferase RlmH has protein sequence MQVSVIAVGKVKDRYINEGIAEYEKRLRPYADLRIVEVRDERVPNRASAAEEGQVKVTEGDHILAAVPDGALLVALDAAGEMWSSEDLASRMKGWEIAGKGEIVFVIGGPLGLSPAVLSRADVRLSLSRMTFLHTMVRLILLEQVYRAFRIMRGEPYHK, from the coding sequence ATGCAGGTCAGTGTCATTGCCGTGGGAAAGGTGAAGGATCGGTATATCAACGAGGGAATTGCCGAATACGAAAAACGCCTCCGTCCCTATGCGGACCTGAGGATCGTCGAGGTGCGGGACGAACGGGTGCCGAACCGCGCCTCGGCGGCCGAAGAAGGGCAGGTGAAGGTGACCGAGGGCGACCATATCCTTGCCGCCGTTCCAGACGGCGCCCTCCTCGTCGCCCTCGACGCCGCCGGCGAGATGTGGTCGAGCGAGGACCTTGCCTCCCGGATGAAGGGGTGGGAGATCGCTGGAAAAGGAGAGATCGTATTCGTCATCGGCGGCCCGCTCGGGCTCTCGCCGGCGGTGCTCTCCCGGGCCGACGTACGTCTTTCCCTCTCCAGAATGACATTCCTGCATACGATGGTGCGGCTGATCCTGCTCGAGCAGGTCTACCGCGCCTTTCGGATCATGCGCGGGGAGCCCTACCATAAATGA
- a CDS encoding Hsp20/alpha crystallin family protein gives MIDKIPDEDFRALTDYLKSMVLRALEDTEDKPVAIGVRLLVRDGHCHVLPPTWAPAHPIDGEESGEISEPVVEVVEVGGRIVVTAELPGMSREHVRTWQEGSTLVINALDGLRRYRRAVALPEVPLEVEATSFRNGVLDISFGLKSDMEAGDLYG, from the coding sequence ATGATCGACAAAATTCCAGACGAGGATTTCCGGGCGCTCACCGATTACCTGAAAAGCATGGTGCTTCGGGCGCTGGAAGACACCGAGGACAAACCCGTCGCCATCGGCGTGCGCCTGCTCGTCAGGGACGGACACTGTCATGTCCTCCCGCCGACCTGGGCGCCGGCGCATCCCATCGACGGCGAGGAGTCCGGGGAGATCAGCGAGCCGGTGGTCGAGGTGGTGGAGGTCGGCGGCAGGATCGTGGTGACCGCCGAACTGCCCGGCATGTCCCGGGAGCACGTCCGCACCTGGCAGGAGGGCTCCACCCTGGTCATCAACGCCCTGGACGGGCTGCGGCGCTACCGGCGGGCCGTCGCCCTCCCCGAGGTTCCCCTCGAGGTGGAGGCGACCTCGTTCAGGAACGGTGTCCTTGACATCTCGTTTGGACTCAAGTCGGACATGGAGGCCGGCGACCTGTACGGGTAG